A single region of the Silene latifolia isolate original U9 population chromosome 8, ASM4854445v1, whole genome shotgun sequence genome encodes:
- the LOC141597386 gene encoding F-box protein At4g22280-like has translation MKSSRKLGKHVKGPRGKSRIDRISGLPDELLGHILSFLPTRCAVSTSILSTRWRYLFTLTDCLSFDDAPCFANSGGNKKIEITRKRRFKKFVYKVLELHQISLIKKFSLVCRGTYSKSHLNAWVSNVVQKGVQEIHYSVDVPKDGLPDDLFVCETLVRLNMTENGLHAIKTPLSPRLPSLKILYLDHVSFADYDSMQRLFSSCELLEELTLKMCDLYVSGHAIISTGVLKVLTIDDCAFHEGLFEIDAPNLAYLTYKCNTGVKIVPSWKYSCSLVKAELHFNSRYQVLFDHAIFEDAAYKTTELRLLPDSIKFLITREDDEVMPDFPNLTRLHLCYFPNDSWKYVTSLLDKSPQLKTVIFEQGLHRYCRPVSPPIESLTPFLCHAEVIVVRNFCGHEVSLVLLGHLLRNASVLKKLTVHKRRSDKVEKLLRIRRDLLMLPKASSDCCIELK, from the exons ATGAAGTCATCTAGAAAACTTGGTAAACATGTAAAAGGCCCTAGAGGTAAAAGTCGTATTGATAGGATCAGTGGTTTACCTGATGAACTACTTGGTCATATTCTCTCGTTTCTACCAACAAGGTGTGCTGTGAGTACAAGTATTCTGTCGACGAGATGGCGGTATCTTTTTACTTTGACTGATTGTCTTTCTTTTGATGATGCACCATGTTTTGCTAATTCCGGAGGAAATAAGAAAATTGAGATAACTCGAAAAAGAAGGTTTAAGAAGTTTGTCTATAAAGTCTTGGAATTGCACCAAATCTCACTAATCAAGAAATTTAGTCTCGTTTGTCGAGGTACCTATAGTAAATCACATTTGAATGCTTGGGTTAGTAATGTAGTACAAAAGGGTGTTCAAGAGATTCATTATTCGGTTGATGTGCCAAAAGATGGGCTGCCTGATGACCTCTTTGTATGCGAAACACTAGTGAGATTGAATATGACAGAGAATGGGTTACATGCTATCAAAACTCCTCTATCACCAAGGTTGCCGAGTCTCAAGATTCTTTATCTAGATCATGTTAGCTTTGCTGATTATGATTCAATGCAAAGATTGTTTTCTAGCTGTGAATTGCTTGAAGAATTGACTCTCAAAATGTGTGATTTATATGTTAGTGGTCATGCTATTATTTCTACCGGAGTACTCAAAGTGCTAACAATAGATGATTGCGCTTTTCATGAAGGTTTGTTTGAGATCGACGCCCCTAATTTGGCATATTTAACTTACAAATGTAATACTGGTGTTAAAATTGTTCCTTCGTGGAAATACTCGTGCTCTCTTGTCAAGGCAGAGCTACACTTCAACTCCCGTTATCAAGTTTTATTTGACCATGCAATATTTGAAGATGCTGCCTATAAAACTACAGAGTTACGACTTTTACCTGACTCAATAAAG TTTCTTATAACGCGAGAAGATGACGAGGTAATGCCTGATTTTCCTAACCTGACAAGATTACACCTTTGCTACTTCCCTAATGATTCTTGGAAATATGTGACAAGCTTGCTCGACAAATCTCCTCAACTAAAAACTGTCATCTTTGAACAG GGCCTTCATCGCTACTGTCGCCCAGTGTCACCTCCGATTGAATCTCTAACACCCTTTTTGTGCCATGCGGAAGTGATTGTAGTGCGTAACTTTTGTGGTCATGAGGTTTCACTCGTACTTCTTGGGCATCTTCTTAGAAATGCAAGTGTCCTGAAGAAGTTGACCGTTCATAAACGTCGTTCTGATAAAGTGGAGAAACTACTGCGGATAAGAAGGGATTTGTTGATGCTACCAAAAGCTTCAAGTGACTGTTGTATTGAACTCAAATAG